In Bos indicus isolate NIAB-ARS_2022 breed Sahiwal x Tharparkar chromosome 2, NIAB-ARS_B.indTharparkar_mat_pri_1.0, whole genome shotgun sequence, a single genomic region encodes these proteins:
- the LOC109577007 gene encoding intestinal-type alkaline phosphatase-like, with protein MQGTCVLLLLGLRLQLSLGLIPAEEEDPAFWNRQAAQALDVAKKLQPIQTAAKNVILFLGDGMGVPTVTATRILKGQMNGKLGPETPLAMDQFPYVALSKTYNVDRQVPDSAGTATAYLCGVKGNYKTIGVSAAARYNQCNTTSGNEVTSVMNRAKKAGKAVGVVTTSRVQHASPAGAYAHTVNRNWYSDADLPADAQMNGCQDIATQLVYNMDIDVILGGGRMYMFPEGTPDPEYPYDVNQTGVRKDKRNLVQEWQAKHQGAQYVWNRTALLQAADDSSVTHLMGLFEPADMKYNVQQDHTKDPTLEEMTEVALRVLSRNPRGFYLFVEGGRIDHGHHEGKAYMALTDTVMFDNAIAKANELTSELDTLILATADHSHVFSFGGYTLRGTSIFGLAPSKALDSKSYTSILYGNGPGYALGGGSRPDVNDSTSEDPSYRQQAAVPLSSESHGGEDVAVFARGPQAHLVHGVQEETFVAHIMAFAGCVEPYTNCNLPAPARVPDTAHLAASPPPLALLAGAMLLLLAPTLY; from the exons ATGCAGGGGAcctgcgtgctgctgctgctgggcctgCGGCTACAGCTCTCCCTTGGCCTCATCCCAG CCGAGGAGGAAGACCCCGCCTTCTGGAACCGCCAGGCAGCCCAGGCTCTTGATGTGGCTAAGAAGCTGCAGCCCATCCAGACAGCCGCCAAGAATGTCATCCTCTTCTTGGGGGATG GGATGGGGGTGCCTACGGTGACAGCCACTCGGATCCTAAAGGGGCAGATGAATGGCAAACTGGGACCTGAGACACCCCTGGCCATGGACCAGTTCCCATACGTGGCTCTGTCCAAG ACATACAACGTGGACAGACAGGTGCCAGACAGTGCAGGCACGGCCACCGCCTACCTGTGTGGGGTCAAGGGCAACTATAAGACCATTGGTGTAAGTGCAGCCGCCCGCTACAACCAATGCAACACGACAAGTGGGAATGAGGTCACGTCTGTGATGAACCGGGCCAAGAAAGCAG GGAAGGCAGTGGGAGTGGTGACCACGTCCAGGGTGCAGCACGCCTCCCCAGCCGGGGCCTACGCGCACACGGTGAACCGAAACTGGTACTCAGACGCCGACCTGCCTGCTGATGCCCAGATGAACGGCTGCCAGGACATCGCCACTCAGCTGGTCTACAACATGGATATTGAC GTGATCCTGGGTGGAGGCCGAATGTACATGTTTCCTGAGGGAACCCCAGACCCTGAATATCCATATGATGTCAATCAGACAGGTGTCCGGAAGGACAAGCGGAATCTGGTACAGGAGTGGCAGGCCAAGCACCAG GGAGCCCAGTATGTGTGGAACCGCACGGCGCTCCTTCAGGCGGCTGATGACTCCAGTGTAACACACCTCATGG GCCTCTTTGAGCCAGCAGACATGAAGTATAATGTTCAGCAAGACCACACCAAGGACCCGACCCTGGAGGAAATGACAGAGGTGGCCCTGCGAGTGCTGAGCAGGAACCCCAGGGGCTTCTACCTCTTTGTGGAGG GAGGCCGCATTGACCACGGTCACCATGAAGGCAAAGCTTATATGGCGCTGACTGATACAGTCATGTTTGACAATGCCATCGCCAAGGCTAACGAGCTCACTAGCGAACTGGACACGCTGATCCTTGCCACTGCAGACCACTCTCATGTCTTCTCTTTTGGTGGCTACACACTGCGTGGGACCTCCATTTTTG GTCTGGCCCCCAGCAAGGCCTTAGACAGCAAGTCCTACACCTCCATCCTCTATGGCAATGGCCCTGGCTATGCGCTTGGCGGGGGCTCCAGACCTGATGTTAATGACAGCACAAGCG AGGACCCCTCGTACCGGCAGCAGGCGGCTGTGCCCCTGTCTAGTGAGTCCCACGGGGGTGAGGACGTGGCGGTGTTCGCGCGCGGCCCACAGGCGCACCTGGTGCACGGCGTGCAGGAGGAGACCTTCGTGGCGCACATCATGGCCTTTGCGGGCTGCGTGGAGCCCTACACCAACTGCAATCTGCCGGCCCCCGCCAGGGTCCCCGACACCGCGCACCTGGCGGCCAGCCCGCCTCCACTGGCGTTGCTCGCAGGggcgatgctgctgctgctggctccAACCTTGTACTAA